Genomic segment of Streptomyces sp. NBC_01210:
GCGCCACCTGTCATCCAGGGCCTGAACCTGCAGGCCGAGGGCTTGCGTTGGGCCCACCCGCCCTCCGTGCCGGCCCATCCCCTCCCGGACGGGCGCTGTGCCGTCCTCAAGCGGTCACAGGACCGGACCCGCGCAAAGGCTGGACTCCTTCGCCGCCGGGGACGGAGCCGCCTGGTCGCGTATGTGCGGCACCTGGGAGCAGATCAGCAGGGATCTCCTCGACGCGCTGTTCACGCCCTTCCCCCCCGCTGAAGGCCGGGGCCCGTCGCGCTCCGGCTGCGTGGACATCGGTCTGCCTCTGGCGCGGTCTCTCGTGCTGCCCGCCCGGTGGCTCGGCGAGGAGGAATTCCGTGGTGCGGCGTTTGATGCTGGCAGGGAATGCGCTGCATGCGGATCTGGCTCTGGAGGCCGCAGGCAGTGGCGGCTTCGGATGGCTGCTGTGCATGCTCGGCCAATACCACGGCTTCCCAGTTCCGGCCGGAGGTGCGGGACAGCTGTCAGCCGCGATGGTCCGTCGCCTCGAACGCCGTGGCGGCACGGTGCGCTGCGGCGAACCTGTGCGCGAAATCGACGTCCGAGGGGGCCGTGCCATCGGTTAACCCGCCGCCCTGCGTATATCTCACGGGCTCAGGGCTACAGGGCTGGATCCACGTGCGAGTGTCGGCTTCGAGGGCTTGCACCGATCTGTGGGTGCCGCGGTGGATGAGTTTGTCAGTGAGGTGTCCGAACCATCGCTCGACCCGGTTGATCCAACTGGAACCCGTCGGTGTGAAGTGGACGTGGAAGCGGGGGCGTCGTCCGAGCCAGGCTTTGATCGCGGGCGCCTTGTGGATGGCCTAGCTGTCGCAGACCAGGTGGACATCGAGTTCGCCCGGCACCGCCTTGTCTATGTTGACCAGGTTTCTTGAACTCCACGGCCGGGTGGCGGCGGTGAAGGGAACCGATGACGCTTCCGTCTTCGATGTCGAACGCGGCAACAGACTGGTCACGCCGTTTCGTTGGAAGGGTAGGTGGTGGTGCGTGCCGGTGAGCTGATGAAATTCGTCGTCTCATCCGCCAGTCGCGCGTCCTGTCCGTGGTTCAAGGTGCCACCATTAAAGCCGCGGGTAAATCGCGGACTATTCGGGACGGGAACGATGACGCAGGATCAGCAACAAGCCATGTCTGCCGAATCGGTCACCAACAAACGAATTAGTGCCGGCGTCAGGCTCATGGGCTGGCTGACAACCACGGACCACAAGGTCATCGGCAATCTGTACATGGTTACGGCGTTCGGATTCTTCTTGCTGGCCGGGCTGTTGGCCATGTTGATGCGAACGGAACTCGCCCGCCCCGGTCTGCAGATCGTCAGCGCCCAACAATACAATCAGCTGTTCACCGTGCACGGCACGGTCATGATGCTGCTGTTCGCCACACCGATGTTCGCCGGTTTCGCCAACGCTGTTATGCCGCTGCAGATCGGCTCGCCAGATGTCGCTTTTCCCCGCCTCAACGCGCTCACCTACTGGCTGTTTCTCTTCGGCGGGTTGATCGTCGTGTCCGGATTCGTCGTCCCGGGCGGGGCGGCGGCCTTCGGGTGGTTTGCCTATGCCCCTCTCAACAGTTCCGTGTTCTCGCCTGGCGCCGGCGGTGACCTGTGGGCAATGGGTCTGGTGCTCTCCGGGCTCAGTACGACGCTGGGAGCCGTGAATTTCGTCGCCACCATCGTGTGCCTGCGTGCGCCAGGAATGACGATGTTCCGCATGCCCATTTTTACATGGAACGTTCTCTTCACGTCGATCCTGGCGCTGCTGGCCTTTCCAGTGCTCACCGCCGCGCTGCTCGTCCTCGAGGCCGACCGGAAGTTCGGCGCCCATATCTACGACTCCGCCAATGGCGGCGCGCTGCTCTGGCAGCACCTCTTCTGGTTCTTCGGCCACCCGGAGGTGTATATCGTCGCGTTGCCGTTTTTCGGTGTGGTGAGCGAGATCCTCCCTGTGTTCAGCCGGAAGCCGCTGTTCGGTTACGTCGGTATGGTCGGTGCCACAATCGGCATCACCATGCTCTCAGCAGTCGTCTGGGCTCATCATATGTTCGCCACGGGAGCCGTGCTTCTGCCGTTCTTCTCCATGATGTCCTTCGTCATCGCCGTACCGACCGGAGTCAAGTTCTTCAACTGGATCGGCACCATGTGGCACGGCAGCGTCTCCTTCGAGACGCCCATGCTCTGGTCGCTTGGATTCCTTGTCACCTTCCTGCTCGGTGGCCTCAGTGGAGTGCTGATTGCTTCGCCCCCGATGGACTTCCATCTGACTGATTCATACTTCATCGTGGCCCACCTCCACTACGTCCTCTTCGGGACAGTGGTCTTCGCGATGTTCGGCGGGTTCTACTTCTGGTGGCCGAAGTGGACCGGACGCATGCTCGACGAACGGCTCGGGCGGATCCACTTCTGGACTCTATTCGTCGGATTCCAGACAACTTTCCTGGTCCAGCACTGGCTCGGCGAGCAAGGTATGCCGCGACGTTACGCCGACTACCTCGCGGCTGACGGTTTCACTCTCCTCAATACAATTTCCTCGATCGGCTCATTTCTCCTGGGCCTGTCGACACTGCCGTTCCTCTACAACGTGTGGCGTACCCATCACTCCGCACGGAGGGTCGAGGTCGACGACCCGTGGGGATTCGGCCGGTCCCTCGAATGGGCGACCTCCTGCCCCCCGCCGCGCCACAACTTTTACGCTCTGCCCCGAGTACGCTCCGATTCCCCGGCGTTCGACCTGAAGTATGGCGCTCTGATGGAAAAACCGCGCATCGGCCCTGGAGAAAACACGCCGACTGAGGACACGCCGGGGGGCGCGAACGCATGAAGACGGAGAGCATTGTGTTCGCCGGTGTCGCCGCATTTTTTCTTCTGACCGACGTTCTCTACGCTGTGTGGTCCAAGGAGCCGGCCGGTACGGCGGCGCTCACCGTCGCCTTCCTGATGGCTTTGCTGGTCTCGTTCTTCTTCGGGGCGAACTACCGCAGGAAGGGGAGCCGCCCGGAGGACCGCAAGAAGGGATATGTGCAGGAGCGGGCCGGACTGGTCGCGTTCTTCCCCCCGCACAGTGCCTGGCCAGTGCTGACCGCCGGCGGTGCCGCCTTACTCGCCCTCGGGACGGTGTTCGGACTGTGGCTCCTTCTGATCGGTGTAGGGGTGGCCCTGGCCGGAGTGTGCGGGATGGCCCTCCAGTACGCCGGGTCTGCAGACTGAGGCTTCACACGAGTGGCTCGCCCGGTCTGTCAGTCGTGGTGATCGCCAACCGGGTCCGGCGGAGCCGTCCGTTGCGCGATCTTGGCTCGCTGCTCGTCCGTAGCAGGCAGCTCGACGTAATCGCGGTAGAACCAGACGCTCAGAGCCGTGTTCAGCCGCCGCCGGCGCGAGACCGGGCCTTCGGCGGGCAGGCTCAGGGGTTCCGGGATGTCCCGCAGCAGCAGACGGTAGCGGGTGGGGGGACTGAGGGCGCGATGACTTTCGGACAGCTCGCCGTAGGGCGATTGAGTCACCTGTCCGGTTTCCTCTCCCTCGGTCAGCAGGCGCCGGTCGCGCATCTGAAGAGCGAGACATAGGCGCTTGGTCGCAGCAAACGCCAGCGGGGGAGCAAGTACCAGCGCGATACGCAGAATCCAGGTCATGGTGTTGACCGAAACCCGGAAGGAGAAGGCGATGACGTCGTTGCCGCCGGCCAGGAGGAGAATCGCGTAGAAGACGATGGCCGCCACGCCGAGTCCAGTGCGGGTCGGGCGATTGCGCGGCCGGTCGCACAGGTGGTGTTCACGGCGGTCGCCGGTCACCCACTTCTCGAAGAAAGGATAGAGGAACAGCACGGTGAAGACGACGCCGGGCAGCACCACTGCGGGAATCAAGACATTCCACATGATGGTGTGGCCCGCAAAATTGGTCTCCCAGGGGGGCATGAGTCGCATCGCTCCCTCCAGGAACCCGACGTACCAGTCCGGCTGGGCGTCACCGGAGACCTGATCGGCGCGGTATGGGCCGTAGGCCCATACGGGGTTGATCTGGGCAAGGGCCCCGAGAAATGTAAGCACGCCGAAGACCATGAGGAAGAAGCCGGTGGACTTCGCGGTGAACTGAGGGAACATCGGCTGACCGACGACGTTGCTGTTGGTCTTTCCCTGGGCAGCCCACTGCGTGTGTTTGAGATAGACGACCAGGATGAGATGAGCAACGATCAGGGCAACAATGAGGCCGGGAACGAGCAAGAGGTGCACGACGTACAGGCGGGGGAGGATGACATGGCCTGGGAACTCTCCGCCGAAGACGGCCATCTCCAGATTCGTCCCGACGATGGGAACTGAACCGACGATGGTGGCCGCCGTACGCAGACCTGTAGCGGACAGCAGGTCGTCGGGCAGCGAGTAGCCCGCGAAGCCTTCGAGGAGGGCGAGGAGAAACAGCGTCACGCCCACAATCCAGTTGGCCTCTCGGGGCTTGCGGAAAGCTCCGGTGAAGAAGACCCGCAGCATGTGAACGGTGATCGCGGCGAGGAACACCAGTGCCGCCCAGTGGTGTACCTGACGGATCAACAGGCCGCCGCGTACGTCGAAGCTGATGTCGAGGGTGGAGGAGTAGGCCTGTGTCATGCTCCGCCCCTGCAGCGGCTCGTATGGACCGGTATAGACGCTCTCCACCATGCTCGGGTCGAAAAAGAGGGTGAGATAGGTACCGGTCAGCAATAGCACCAGGAAGGAGTAGAGAGCCACTTCACCGAGCAGGAAGGACCAGTGGTCGGGGAAGGCTTTGCGCAATAGCTGCCTGGCCAGTTCGGCGACGGGCAGCCGCCCGTCTACCGCCGTGAACCCGCTGATGGTGGCTTCCCCGGCCCTGGCCTTCAATCGCGTCCTGCGCTTCTGAAGGGGCATGCACCACTCTCCCGACGATCCCGTGAACATGCGCCATCGAGCGCCGCTTCGCCAGTCATGGATAACCCACGGGCCGCGGACTCAATCGCTGTCAGCGACAAAGGCCTCACTGCGAGCCCTGGCGAAGAACAGCAGCCCATCGCAGACGTACAGGAGTCGCGTCCATCGAAGCCTTCTCGGGTGGAAGCCGGGCCTTTAGTTCAGGTCGGGGAGGAAACGCGTCCTTGGTTCGGGGACGCGAACATCCTCGCCGCCGGCAGGCGAAGAGGCGAAACGCCTGCGGAGGGCCGGTACGGTCAGGTGCGTCAACACGGCCCCCGGCATGGTCCCTTGAAACAGGAACCCACTCGAAAGCCCGCCCCGCAACGGCGGGCCAGTCGGAAATGCCCACCCTTTAGGGAGGCTGTCAATCCGAGGCACTCCCCGCTCCGACTCCATCCCTCCCTCAGAGGCGGCGCCAGGAGTCGTCATGAAAATGGGAGCCGGCCTTGGGTCCCATCCGCAGCATCCCTCCGTCGACCGCCCACGACGCTCCAGTTACATAGGAGGCATCCGGGCTGGCTAAGGGCTGTTCCGTAAGTGATCTTGATGTGTGATGATCTTGGGTTGTGGCTGGTGTGATCACGGCGGAGCCGTCTTGGATGGCCCCGTTCACCGGGCTGAGCCCGCGCGCCTTCGGCAAGTGTCATCGACCACCTCGGACCGAAGCTCGCGCTCCAGCCACGGCGCTGCCTCCGCAAGGACGCCGTACTGATCGTGGACGGCAAGTACTTCGTCGGCTGACGTGCGCCGGCGGCGAGGAGACGTGGGTCACACGCCCCACCGTGTCACAGGGCGACGGGCTACCTCGTCTCAGGGGGTGTAGCCACTGACGACCACGGAGGAGCACACGATGGACGCGCGACTGAACTACTTCGCCAGCCCGACCGCCGGCAAGGCCTTCAAGCACTTCATGGCGGCGGGCAAGGCGATCAAGGAATCCTCCCTGCCGGCCGCGACGCAGGAGCTGGTGGCGCTGCGCGTGAGCCAGATCAATGGCTGCGCAGTCTGCATCGACATGCACACAAAGGAGGCCGCCGCAGTCGGCGAGACCTCGGTGCGGCTGAACCTGGCGGCGGCGTGGCGGGAGGCCACGGTCTTCACCGAGGCCGAGCGCGCCGCCCTGGAGCTGGCGGAGCAGGCGACTCGGGTCGCCGACGCGGCCGGCGGTGTGAGCGACGAGGTCTGGGCGCGTGCGGCCGAGCACTACGACGAGGAGCAGCTCACCGCCCTGGCGGTCCTGGTCTCCTTCATGAACACGGCGAACCGGCTGAATATCATCGCTCAGCAGCCGGCCGGCGACTACGAGGTCGGGCAGTTCCACTGAACAGGCCCCCGCCCCTGGCCCAGGCCGGGGGCGGGCCGGGGGCGTTGTGCTGTCCCGCCGACGAACCGGATGATCTTCAGAGGATGCCTCGCCGGCGCGAGTCCGGCCGGGCGGGAGCACTGCAAGGGGGAGTCTGCATGAGCAAGGTCGATGAGTTCGAGGAGCTGCGGCCGCTGCTGTTCTCGATCGCGTACCGGATTCTGGGCAGCGTGGGTGAGGCGGAGGACGCAGTGCAGGAGGCATGGCTCCGCTTCGACGCCTCGGCGACCCGGCCCGCCTCGGCCAAGGCGTTTCTGTCCGCCACGGTGACGCGTATCTCGATCGACGTGCTGCGCTCTGCCCGGGTGAGGCGGGAGGAGTATGTCGGACCGTGGTTCCCCGAGCCGCTGCTCAGCGATCCGTACCAGGATCCGGCACGCTCGGCGGAGCTCGCCGACTCGGTGTCGATGGCGGCGCTGCTGCTCCTGGAACGGCTCAGCCCGCTGGAACGGTCGGTGTTCGTGCTGCGAGAGGTGTTCGCCTTCGGCTTCGACGAAATCGCCGCGGCGGTGGGGCGGTCGGAGGCGGCGTGCCGGCAACTGCTGGTACGGGCGCGACGTCACATGCGCGCCGGGCGGCCACGGTTCGAAGCGGACCGTCAGGAGCGGCAGGAACTGGCGGCGCGGTTCTTCGACGCCCTCCGCGAAGGCGATTTCGCCGGCCTGCGGGATCTTCTCGCCGCCGACGTGTCGATGGTCGGGGACGGCGGCGGCAAGGCCCCGCAGCTGGCCAGGGCCGTCGTCGGCGCCGAGAATGTGGCCCGGCTGCTCACCTCCGTCTTCCCCTTGCTGGCCCGGATCGACGTCACGTTCGAGCCGCACGAGGTCAACGGCCGGCCCGGCGCGGTCTTCCGCGACCGGGACGGCAAGGTGCTCCACGTCCTGGCCATCGAGGTGCTCGACGGGCAGATCCAGACCATCCGCTCGGTGATCAACCCAGACAAGCTTGGCCACCTCGGGCCGGTCGCCGACGCCTGGGCCGTCGACCGCGAGGTGAAGCAGGCCCGCCGGGAGATGAAGTGACCTCGGGACCGGCCTGGGCCGGCTCGTTTACCAGCAGCTC
This window contains:
- a CDS encoding transposase, producing MHKAPAIKAWLGRRPRFHVHFTPTGSSWINRVERWFGHLTDKLIHRGTHRSVQALEADTRTWIQPCSPEPVRYTQGGGLTDGTAPSDVDFAHRFAAAHRAATAFEATDHRG
- the ctaD gene encoding aa3-type cytochrome oxidase subunit I: MSAESVTNKRISAGVRLMGWLTTTDHKVIGNLYMVTAFGFFLLAGLLAMLMRTELARPGLQIVSAQQYNQLFTVHGTVMMLLFATPMFAGFANAVMPLQIGSPDVAFPRLNALTYWLFLFGGLIVVSGFVVPGGAAAFGWFAYAPLNSSVFSPGAGGDLWAMGLVLSGLSTTLGAVNFVATIVCLRAPGMTMFRMPIFTWNVLFTSILALLAFPVLTAALLVLEADRKFGAHIYDSANGGALLWQHLFWFFGHPEVYIVALPFFGVVSEILPVFSRKPLFGYVGMVGATIGITMLSAVVWAHHMFATGAVLLPFFSMMSFVIAVPTGVKFFNWIGTMWHGSVSFETPMLWSLGFLVTFLLGGLSGVLIASPPMDFHLTDSYFIVAHLHYVLFGTVVFAMFGGFYFWWPKWTGRMLDERLGRIHFWTLFVGFQTTFLVQHWLGEQGMPRRYADYLAADGFTLLNTISSIGSFLLGLSTLPFLYNVWRTHHSARRVEVDDPWGFGRSLEWATSCPPPRHNFYALPRVRSDSPAFDLKYGALMEKPRIGPGENTPTEDTPGGANA
- the ctaF gene encoding aa3-type cytochrome oxidase subunit IV; translation: MKTESIVFAGVAAFFLLTDVLYAVWSKEPAGTAALTVAFLMALLVSFFFGANYRRKGSRPEDRKKGYVQERAGLVAFFPPHSAWPVLTAGGAALLALGTVFGLWLLLIGVGVALAGVCGMALQYAGSAD
- the qcrB gene encoding cytochrome bc1 complex cytochrome b subunit, whose protein sequence is MPLQKRRTRLKARAGEATISGFTAVDGRLPVAELARQLLRKAFPDHWSFLLGEVALYSFLVLLLTGTYLTLFFDPSMVESVYTGPYEPLQGRSMTQAYSSTLDISFDVRGGLLIRQVHHWAALVFLAAITVHMLRVFFTGAFRKPREANWIVGVTLFLLALLEGFAGYSLPDDLLSATGLRTAATIVGSVPIVGTNLEMAVFGGEFPGHVILPRLYVVHLLLVPGLIVALIVAHLILVVYLKHTQWAAQGKTNSNVVGQPMFPQFTAKSTGFFLMVFGVLTFLGALAQINPVWAYGPYRADQVSGDAQPDWYVGFLEGAMRLMPPWETNFAGHTIMWNVLIPAVVLPGVVFTVLFLYPFFEKWVTGDRREHHLCDRPRNRPTRTGLGVAAIVFYAILLLAGGNDVIAFSFRVSVNTMTWILRIALVLAPPLAFAATKRLCLALQMRDRRLLTEGEETGQVTQSPYGELSESHRALSPPTRYRLLLRDIPEPLSLPAEGPVSRRRRLNTALSVWFYRDYVELPATDEQRAKIAQRTAPPDPVGDHHD
- a CDS encoding carboxymuconolactone decarboxylase family protein; amino-acid sequence: MDARLNYFASPTAGKAFKHFMAAGKAIKESSLPAATQELVALRVSQINGCAVCIDMHTKEAAAVGETSVRLNLAAAWREATVFTEAERAALELAEQATRVADAAGGVSDEVWARAAEHYDEEQLTALAVLVSFMNTANRLNIIAQQPAGDYEVGQFH
- a CDS encoding RNA polymerase sigma-70 factor, coding for MSKVDEFEELRPLLFSIAYRILGSVGEAEDAVQEAWLRFDASATRPASAKAFLSATVTRISIDVLRSARVRREEYVGPWFPEPLLSDPYQDPARSAELADSVSMAALLLLERLSPLERSVFVLREVFAFGFDEIAAAVGRSEAACRQLLVRARRHMRAGRPRFEADRQERQELAARFFDALREGDFAGLRDLLAADVSMVGDGGGKAPQLARAVVGAENVARLLTSVFPLLARIDVTFEPHEVNGRPGAVFRDRDGKVLHVLAIEVLDGQIQTIRSVINPDKLGHLGPVADAWAVDREVKQARREMK